The following proteins are encoded in a genomic region of Jaculus jaculus isolate mJacJac1 chromosome 13, mJacJac1.mat.Y.cur, whole genome shotgun sequence:
- the LOC123454186 gene encoding olfactory receptor 2B11-like, with protein MPATNDSRPAEFILLGFADRPWLQLPVFIILLVTYPMAMMGNIAIILVSRLDPRLHSPMYFFLTNLSFLDMCYTTSIVPQMLLNLGTSTKTISYAGCVVQLYVFHLMGGSECLLLALMSFDRYVAICRPLHYTLIMNQRTCILLVSVMWLCGMTFAVFEVTLTLQLPLCGVNELDHLLCEIPVLIKTACGEKEANELALSVVCIFILAIPLCLILASYASIGRAIFNMKSSAGRKKAFGTCSSHLIVVLLFYGPAISMYLQPPSSITRDQPKFMALFYGVVTPTLNPFIYTLRNKDVKRALSNLLKSLFVSNRHQVK; from the coding sequence atgccAGCCACTAACGACAGCCGTCCTGCAGAGTTCATCCTCCTCGGCTTTGCTGACCGTCCTTGGCTGCAGCTCCCTGTGTTCATTATTCTCCTGGTAACGTACCCCATGGCCATGATGGGAAACATCGCCATCATTCTGGTGTCCAGGTTAGACCCCCGACTCCACAGCCCCATGTATTTCTTCCTCACCAACCTCTCCTTTCTGGACATGTGTTACACCACGAGCATCGTGCCTCAGATGCTGCTCAACCTGGGGACCTCCACAAAGACCATCAGCTATGCGGGGTGTGTAGTTCAGCTCTATGTCTTCCACTTAATGGGGGGCTCAGAATGTCTCCTCCTGGCTCTTATGTCCTTTgaccgctatgtggccatctgcaGACCTCTGCACTACACCCTCATCATGAACCAGCGCACCTGCATCCTCTTAGTGTCTGTTATGTGGCTGTGTGGGATGACCTTTGCTGTCTTTGAGGTCACTCTCACACTGCAGCTACCACTGTGTGGCGTTAATGAACTGGACCACTTGTTGTGTGAGATTCCAGTTCTGATAAAGACCGCATGTGGGGAAAAGGAGGCCAATGAGCTTGCACTGTCTGTggtctgcatttttattttggcCATTCCTCTGTGTTTAATTCTTGCCTCCTATGCTAGCATTGGACGTGCTATATTCAATATGAAATCTTCCGCAGGAAGGAAAAAAGCCTTTGGGACATGCTCCTCTCACCTCATTGTGGTTCTCTTGTTTTATGGTCCAGCCATTAGCATGTACCTTCAGCCCCCCTCCTCCATCACAAGGGACCAGCCCAAGTTCATGGCTCTCTTCTATGGGGTGGTGACTCCTACCCTGAACCCCTTTATCTACACCCTGAGGAACAAGGATGTGAAACGAGCATTAAGTAATCTTTTGAAGAGTCTTTTTGTTTCAAATAGACATCAAGTGAAATGA
- the LOC101604041 gene encoding olfactory receptor 2B11-like produces the protein MAVSNDSRPAEFILLGFADRPWLQLPVFSILLVTYPMAMMGNIAIILVSRLDPRLHSPMYFFLTNLSFLDMCYTTSIVPQMLLNLGTSTKTISYAGCVVQLYVFHLMGGTECLLLALMSFDRYVAICRPLHYTLIMSQRTCILSVSVMWLCGMTYAFSEATVTLQLPLCGVNELDHLLCEMPVLIKTACGEKEANELALSVVCIFMLAVPLCLILASYASIGRAIFNMKSSTGRKKAFGTCSSHLIVVLLFYGPAISMYLQPPSSITRDQPKFMALFYGVVTPTMNPFIYTLRNKDVKGALGNLLRSISVPSER, from the coding sequence ATGGCAGTCAGTAACGACAGCCGTCCAGCAGAGTTCATCCTCCTCGGCTTTGCTGACCGTCCTTGGCTGCAGCTCCCTGTGTTCAGTATTCTCCTGGTAACGTACCCCATGGCCATGATGGGAAACATCGCCATCATTCTGGTGTCCAGGTTAGACCCCCGACTCCACAGCCCCATGTATTTCTTCCTCACCAACCTCTCCTTCCTGGACATGTGTTACACCACGAGCATCGTGCCTCAGATGCTGCTCAACCTGGGGACCTCCACAAAGACCATCAGCTACGCGGGGTGTGTAGTTCAGCTCTATGTCTTCCACTTAATGGGGGGCACAGAGTGTCTCCTCCTGGCTCTTATGTCCTTTgaccgctatgtggccatctgcaGACCTCTGCACTACACCCTCATCATGAGCCAGCGCACCTGCATCCTCTCAGTGTCCGTTATGTGGCTCTGTGGAATGACCTATGCCTTCTCTGAGGCCACTGTCACACTGCAGTTGCCACTGTGTGGCGTTAATGAACTGGACCACTTGTTGTGTGAGATGCCAGTTCTGATAAAGACCGCGTGTGGGGAAAAGGAAGCCAATGAGCTTGCACTGTCTGTAGTCTGCATTTTTATGTTAGCAGTTCCTCTGTGCTTAATTCTTGCCTCCTATGCTAGCATTGGACGTGCTATATTCAATATGAAATCTTCCACAGGAAGGAAAAAGGCTTTTGGCACATGCTCCTCTCACCTCATTGTGGTTCTCTTGTTTTATGGTCCAGCCATTAGCATGtacctccagcccccctcctccATCACAAGGGACCAGCCCAAGTTCATGGCTCTCTTCTATGGGGTGGTGACTCCCACCATGAACCCCTTTATCTACACCCTGAGGAACAAGGATGTGAAGGGGGCACTAGGCAACCTGCTGAGGAGCATTTCAGTTCCAAGTGAGAGATAA